The following are encoded together in the Desulfococcus multivorans genome:
- a CDS encoding ribonuclease J translates to MLKIIPIGGLGEIGLNMMVVEYQGDLLVIDAGLMFPEDYMLGVDLVIPDMEFIRRNKSRVVGVLLTHAHEDHIGALSYLMRDVNVPVYGTPFTLGVVRHKLDEIGLLGQADLREVQPGLRLVVGKFEIDLIRVGHSVVDGIGLAIRTPMGLVVHTGDFKISHAAIDGMTTDVNKFARCGEEGVLALLSDSTNVEKEGYTISDREIGETLKGIISKCRGRVIVALFASSISRIQQIIDIAHQNGRQVVYNGRSIEVTVGIAKSLGYIRIPDGMEIGIDEIGNIPDDQVVLITTGSQGEPMSALARMATGIHKQIKIRYGDMVILSSKFIPGNEKAIGKIINNLYRRGADVIYEKISAIHVSGHAFREELKLMINLTRPRYFIPIHGEYRHLVLHARLAEEMGIPKNRVMLAENGQVIEFDAGGCRISSMIQTGRILVDGKGIGDVGRSLLKERRVLSEDGFVAVTLAFDEETGIVMYGPEVISRGFVFETETGHLVDDAQCVILEAIEDIGPDVPDRIEKIRARIKGDLRKYFNYTIKRRPLILPFVLEI, encoded by the coding sequence ATGTTAAAGATTATCCCCATAGGTGGATTGGGGGAGATTGGTCTCAATATGATGGTGGTCGAGTACCAGGGTGATCTCCTGGTGATCGATGCGGGCCTGATGTTTCCCGAGGACTACATGCTGGGGGTTGACCTGGTGATTCCCGACATGGAATTCATCCGACGGAACAAGAGCCGCGTCGTCGGCGTCCTGCTGACCCATGCCCATGAAGACCATATCGGGGCGCTCTCCTATCTGATGAGAGATGTCAACGTGCCGGTCTATGGAACGCCTTTTACGCTGGGTGTCGTCCGACACAAGTTGGATGAGATCGGCCTTTTGGGTCAGGCGGACCTGCGGGAGGTTCAGCCGGGCCTTCGATTGGTCGTCGGCAAATTCGAGATCGACCTCATCCGGGTGGGGCACAGCGTCGTGGACGGCATCGGCCTTGCTATCCGAACGCCCATGGGGCTCGTGGTCCATACGGGCGATTTCAAGATCAGCCACGCCGCTATCGACGGCATGACCACCGATGTCAACAAGTTCGCACGGTGTGGTGAGGAAGGGGTGCTGGCGCTTCTTTCCGATTCCACCAATGTGGAGAAGGAGGGGTACACCATCTCCGACCGGGAGATCGGCGAAACGCTCAAGGGAATTATTTCCAAGTGTCGGGGGCGTGTCATCGTGGCCCTTTTTGCATCGAGCATCTCCAGGATCCAGCAGATCATCGACATTGCGCACCAGAACGGGCGGCAGGTCGTTTACAACGGCCGGAGCATCGAGGTCACTGTCGGCATCGCCAAGTCTCTGGGCTACATCCGTATTCCCGACGGCATGGAAATCGGCATCGACGAAATCGGCAATATCCCGGATGACCAGGTGGTGCTCATCACTACCGGCAGCCAGGGGGAGCCCATGTCGGCTTTGGCGCGAATGGCGACCGGGATTCACAAGCAGATCAAGATCCGATACGGCGACATGGTGATTTTGTCGTCCAAGTTCATACCCGGGAATGAAAAAGCCATCGGAAAGATCATCAACAATCTCTACCGCCGGGGCGCCGACGTCATTTATGAAAAAATATCGGCTATCCATGTTTCGGGCCACGCCTTCCGGGAGGAACTGAAGTTGATGATCAATCTGACCCGGCCCCGCTATTTCATTCCCATCCACGGTGAGTATCGCCACCTGGTCCTCCATGCCCGGCTGGCTGAAGAGATGGGAATTCCCAAAAACCGGGTGATGCTTGCCGAGAACGGCCAGGTGATCGAGTTCGATGCCGGCGGTTGCCGCATCAGTTCAATGATTCAAACGGGTCGCATTCTCGTGGACGGCAAAGGAATCGGCGATGTGGGGCGGAGTCTTCTCAAGGAACGACGGGTACTGTCGGAAGACGGTTTCGTGGCTGTGACCCTCGCCTTTGACGAGGAAACCGGCATTGTGATGTACGGCCCGGAGGTGATCTCCCGAGGGTTTGTCTTCGAGACGGAAACCGGCCATTTGGTGGATGATGCCCAGTGCGTCATCCTGGAGGCCATCGAGGACATTGGGCCGGACGTCCCGGATCGAATCGAGAAAATCCGGGCACGTATCAAGGGCGATCTGAGAAAATATTTTAACTACACCATCAAGCGGCGTCCGCTTATCCTGCCCTTTGTTCTGGAAATCTGA
- a CDS encoding response regulator, with the protein MQDHLKEKLSKSIPVRIGLPAMLTLILFVTAIFFIILPALEESFLARKREMIRELTESAWSILATFETWERDGKMSRREAQERAVEQIRNLRYGPEKKDYFWINDKIPRMVMHPYRTDLEGRDVSKFQDPRGKRLFMEFVRVVEASGAGYVDYMWQWKDAPAKIVPKLSYVKGFEPWHWIIGTGIYIDDVHAEIALMRRKLSVISVGILFVVSLLAFYIIRQTLHAERMRRHSRDFVAILDHTPDFIYVKDTAHRFTAASQAYADLIGHAHWEDLTGQTVFEILPLDAAERSHALDKRVIEKREVIEAHELQYTDANGGVGWMLCDKRPFYDLEGNVLGLISISKNITYLKRTEAELRRARRAADKANRAKSEFLANMSHEIRTPMNAIIGMTYLALRTELTPKQRDYLKKINVSAYALLRIINDILDFSKIEAGRLDLEKVPFHLEDVLDNLANLISVKAQDKGLELIIATAPNMPMNLVGDPLRLGQVLINLAGNAVKFTEKGEIFVSAELERREDRKVTLRFSIKDTGIGMSREQSDKLFRAFIQADTSTTRKYGGTGLGLTISKRLVDLMGGEIGFETEEGKGSTFSFTAVFDLQDNNAGARRHRRHSADLKGLRVLVVDDSKTSQEILKGYLEALSFEVSTADSGEAALVLLASEAQKGRAFDLVLMDWKMPGMDGVDTSRRIKQEMNLPHIPVVIMITAYGHEAVMKQAAAVGLEGFLIKPASQSALFNTITEVLGIGDSPQTSAETASTMDPADKRRIKGARVLLAEDNDINQQVALELLTQMGLVVDLADDGKAALEAWQAENYDLVLMDIQMPVMDGLTATRRIREIEKQRMKTSGVAAPTPIIAMTAHAMAGDRDKSLAAGMNDHITKPIDPEALFAAMVRWIPPTDRTPPPQPVEIESPPSPSGPEPNLNEISGISVENGLMRVGNNEALYRRLLKKFYQDHGSAADEIREALARNDAPLALRLAHTLKGVAGNIGARELEIAAGELESALRKGEIEDSQERLEPFGAALKKILDALKPFVSETDSPERSAGRAGEMTPDMLRDLLIRLKSPVQKRQPRQSKILMTEIDGAVWPRRFSRRLETLRHQIDKYQYKEALTTLDELLEKVERNDGP; encoded by the coding sequence ATGCAAGACCATCTCAAGGAAAAGCTGTCAAAATCGATCCCGGTTCGCATCGGCCTTCCGGCGATGCTGACCCTTATCCTGTTCGTGACTGCTATTTTTTTCATCATCCTTCCGGCCCTGGAGGAGAGTTTCCTGGCACGAAAGCGTGAAATGATCCGGGAGTTGACCGAATCCGCCTGGAGTATCCTGGCCACCTTCGAGACCTGGGAGCGGGACGGCAAGATGAGCCGTCGGGAAGCCCAGGAACGTGCCGTCGAGCAGATCCGGAACCTCCGCTACGGACCGGAAAAAAAGGATTATTTCTGGATAAACGACAAGATTCCGCGAATGGTCATGCATCCCTATCGGACGGATCTGGAGGGCCGCGACGTCTCCAAATTTCAGGATCCTCGAGGAAAACGGCTTTTCATGGAGTTTGTCCGGGTGGTGGAGGCATCAGGCGCGGGTTATGTCGACTATATGTGGCAATGGAAAGACGCCCCCGCCAAAATCGTTCCAAAGCTTTCCTACGTCAAGGGATTCGAACCCTGGCATTGGATCATCGGTACCGGCATCTACATCGATGACGTCCACGCCGAAATCGCCCTGATGCGCAGAAAGCTCTCCGTCATTTCGGTAGGCATCCTGTTCGTCGTTTCGCTCCTGGCCTTTTACATCATCCGTCAAACCTTGCATGCCGAACGCATGCGCAGACACAGTCGGGATTTTGTGGCCATTCTGGACCACACGCCGGATTTCATCTATGTAAAAGACACCGCCCACCGATTCACCGCCGCGAGTCAGGCCTATGCCGACCTTATTGGGCACGCTCACTGGGAGGACCTCACCGGGCAAACGGTTTTCGAAATCCTCCCTCTCGATGCGGCCGAAAGATCTCACGCCCTTGATAAAAGAGTGATCGAGAAGAGAGAGGTGATAGAAGCCCACGAACTGCAGTACACGGACGCCAACGGCGGTGTGGGTTGGATGCTCTGCGACAAGCGTCCGTTTTATGATCTGGAAGGCAATGTACTGGGCCTCATCAGTATCAGCAAGAATATCACTTATCTAAAAAGAACTGAGGCGGAACTGCGCCGGGCGCGTCGCGCGGCGGACAAGGCCAATCGTGCCAAAAGCGAATTTCTGGCCAATATGAGCCATGAAATCCGGACCCCCATGAATGCCATCATCGGCATGACCTATCTGGCCCTCAGAACAGAGCTCACGCCCAAGCAAAGGGATTACCTGAAAAAAATCAACGTCTCGGCCTATGCGCTCCTCAGGATCATCAATGATATTCTCGATTTTTCCAAAATTGAAGCCGGCAGACTGGATCTCGAGAAGGTACCGTTCCACCTGGAGGATGTTCTGGACAATTTGGCCAATCTGATCTCCGTCAAGGCCCAGGACAAGGGCCTGGAATTGATTATCGCCACGGCTCCGAACATGCCCATGAACCTTGTGGGAGATCCCCTCAGATTGGGACAAGTGCTCATCAACCTGGCGGGAAATGCCGTCAAATTCACTGAAAAAGGTGAAATCTTTGTATCGGCGGAACTGGAACGGCGTGAAGATCGGAAGGTAACCCTGCGATTTTCGATCAAGGACACCGGCATCGGGATGAGCCGGGAACAGTCGGATAAGCTGTTTCGCGCCTTTATCCAGGCAGACACATCCACCACCCGAAAATACGGCGGCACGGGGTTGGGGCTCACCATCAGCAAACGACTGGTGGACCTGATGGGGGGTGAAATCGGATTTGAAACCGAGGAGGGCAAAGGATCCACCTTCAGTTTTACCGCAGTCTTCGATCTCCAGGACAACAATGCCGGAGCACGGCGACATCGGCGGCATTCAGCCGACCTGAAGGGGCTTCGGGTGCTGGTGGTGGACGACAGCAAGACCTCCCAGGAGATTTTGAAAGGTTACCTGGAGGCCCTCTCCTTTGAGGTATCCACGGCCGATTCCGGGGAAGCGGCGCTGGTACTGCTGGCGTCCGAGGCCCAAAAGGGCCGGGCATTCGATCTCGTATTGATGGACTGGAAGATGCCGGGCATGGACGGTGTCGACACCTCCAGGCGCATCAAGCAGGAAATGAACCTGCCCCACATTCCCGTGGTCATCATGATCACGGCATACGGTCATGAGGCGGTGATGAAACAGGCGGCGGCTGTCGGGCTCGAGGGCTTCCTCATCAAACCCGCCAGCCAGTCCGCACTTTTCAACACCATCACGGAGGTACTCGGCATCGGAGACTCCCCCCAGACATCCGCCGAAACCGCCTCGACAATGGATCCGGCAGACAAGCGACGGATCAAAGGCGCACGCGTGCTCCTGGCCGAAGACAACGACATCAATCAGCAGGTCGCCCTGGAACTCCTGACGCAGATGGGGTTGGTCGTGGATCTCGCCGACGACGGAAAAGCGGCCCTCGAAGCATGGCAGGCCGAAAATTACGATCTGGTGCTGATGGATATTCAAATGCCGGTGATGGATGGATTGACCGCAACGCGCCGCATTCGGGAAATCGAGAAGCAGCGCATGAAAACTTCGGGCGTCGCCGCGCCGACCCCGATCATTGCCATGACGGCCCATGCCATGGCCGGAGATCGGGACAAAAGCCTGGCCGCCGGAATGAACGATCACATCACCAAACCCATCGACCCGGAAGCGCTGTTCGCGGCGATGGTTAGATGGATTCCGCCGACCGACCGCACACCACCGCCCCAACCCGTCGAAATCGAAAGCCCGCCGTCACCCTCAGGTCCGGAACCGAATTTGAACGAGATATCGGGAATTTCGGTCGAAAACGGCCTGATGCGCGTGGGAAACAACGAAGCCCTCTATAGACGCCTCCTGAAAAAATTCTATCAGGATCATGGAAGCGCCGCCGATGAGATTCGGGAAGCACTGGCCCGGAACGACGCGCCGCTGGCCCTGCGCCTGGCCCATACACTGAAGGGCGTTGCGGGCAACATCGGCGCCCGGGAACTCGAGATCGCAGCAGGCGAGCTGGAATCGGCCCTCCGGAAGGGTGAAATAGAGGATAGTCAAGAGCGGTTAGAGCCGTTCGGTGCAGCCTTGAAAAAGATTCTCGATGCGTTGAAACCCTTCGTCTCCGAAACGGATTCACCGGAACGGAGCGCCGGCCGGGCCGGAGAGATGACCCCGGACATGCTCCGGGACCTTCTTATCCGACTGAAATCCCCGGTGCAGAAGCGCCAACCCCGACAGAGCAAAATCCTCATGACAGAGATTGACGGAGCGGTCTGGCCCCGGCGTTTCTCCCGCCGGCTGGAGACACTGAGGCATCAAATCGACAAATATCAATATAAGGAAGCCTTGACGACGCTGGATGAACTCCTCGAGAAGGTTGAAAGGAATGACGGACCGTGA
- a CDS encoding response regulator, producing the protein MMRCRMIGAALMLVLCGLGVPPADALEKIVLQLRWDHQFQFAGYYAALWKGYYRDAGLEVEIRSGLNPDQTKVDTLTAVAEGRAHFGIGAVDILAAQDQGLPLVILASIFQQSAVAFYALGTTALTSPADLLRLRVGRKPGDASDVEMQAMLRAEGIDPEKVPAHPVRFGVPDLLTGEVDVIPDDTLAAEWIARQMGLHLVSINPSSYGVGFYGDSLFTRKQLVDENPDMVRRFTQASLRGWHYAMEHTHEVADRIEWEFRRILPVMDFADFNRFQAHKIAHLMHYPFVEPGHTNPERWREMLKHLHGAGLVSRADVDMNRLIFNSANRRQAHKTLLMKTVMIGGGILLIVMLVGLVWIFQIRRQKAALREAEEQSRLILESAGEGIFGVDNDGRTIFINPAAVRLLDFTADELLGRRIHNLIHHSTVDGQPYPEEKCPMSAAYTRGVQDHVTQEVLWRKNGTCFPVEYTSTPIRKNGQVVGAVVTFRDLTEMTALNRDFVSLLEETSDFIYIKDRTHRFTAASQSYADLTDHTHWKELLGKTDFDILPRGEAERNYASEKAVIHNGQTIKGREWRYTDRQGRTRWMLCDMRPIFGHTGEILGLIGVSRDITEIKQKEEELRRAKSAADRANRAKSEFLANMSHEIRTPMNAVIGMTYLAMQTPLTPKQMDYLQKIHVSAHSLLRIINDILDFSKIEAGKLDMEQVTFHLEEVMNNVSVLISGKTRDKGLELLIAVSRDVPQVLVGDPVRLSQILINLLGNAVKFTEKGEIVVSVTTQKNVGSNVTLGFEVRDTGIGMTRDQAEKLFNPFTQADSSTTRRYGGTGLGLTISKRLVELMGGEIEIESEIGKGSVFRFTAVFGLDENARRKRVQAVGGLRGMRVLVVDDSATARNILKDYLTAMTFEVSTAGSGEVALAELEHAIGEGRPYPLVLMDWKMPGMDGVEAARRIKETLPKPHIPAVIMVTAYSREEITAQTDVNVLDGFLLKPTHPSVLFNTIMGLFQKDVSVPPRILSKPVVPPEALKRILGARVLLVEDNDINRQVAVELLEQMGVRVDVAADGKAALEALETKRYDLVFMDIQMPSMDGFETTRRIRTSGGPHLSPASDASHAKGSSPLIPIVAMTAHALTGDREKCIEAGMNEHIAKPIDPETLFSVLIKWISRGESDISSAEMLSGTVPPNKPGLPSSIHGPTFESPMPPSISTDLPGISVKHGLSRVGGNADLYLSLLKKFYQENQAVSLEITTSLMSKDPEPGRRRLHSLKGVAGNIGASALYRASTELESALNGGDRVEIAKRIRIFESALEAVLDTLRDRIMQPDTPDEVSSKAMSPNGTALAFRGAATADLNTLKRLLSEMQPHLIKGKPIPIRDIMAQINILAWPDPVFPKIAELGRLIDRYRFREATAVVKRLLASTEDE; encoded by the coding sequence ATGATGCGATGTCGCATGATTGGCGCGGCTTTGATGCTGGTGCTGTGCGGGCTTGGCGTCCCCCCCGCTGATGCCTTGGAAAAAATCGTCCTGCAGCTTCGATGGGATCATCAGTTTCAGTTCGCAGGATACTACGCGGCATTGTGGAAAGGGTACTACCGGGATGCCGGCCTGGAGGTTGAAATCCGATCCGGCTTAAACCCGGATCAGACCAAGGTCGACACGCTGACGGCAGTGGCGGAAGGGCGTGCCCATTTCGGCATTGGCGCGGTGGATATCCTGGCAGCCCAGGATCAGGGATTGCCCCTCGTGATCCTGGCTTCCATTTTTCAGCAGAGCGCCGTCGCCTTTTATGCCCTTGGCACGACGGCACTCACCTCTCCAGCGGATCTCTTACGACTGCGGGTCGGACGAAAACCCGGGGATGCGTCCGATGTGGAGATGCAGGCCATGTTGCGCGCCGAAGGTATCGATCCCGAAAAGGTGCCGGCTCATCCCGTCCGTTTTGGCGTTCCGGATCTGCTTACGGGGGAGGTGGACGTCATTCCGGACGATACCCTGGCAGCAGAGTGGATCGCTCGGCAGATGGGTCTGCATCTGGTCTCCATCAATCCGTCCTCTTACGGCGTCGGCTTTTACGGCGACAGTCTTTTCACCCGCAAGCAGCTTGTGGACGAAAACCCCGACATGGTCCGACGATTTACTCAGGCCTCGCTCCGGGGCTGGCATTACGCCATGGAACATACCCATGAGGTGGCCGACAGGATCGAATGGGAGTTCAGGCGAATCCTTCCGGTAATGGATTTTGCCGATTTCAACCGGTTCCAGGCACATAAGATCGCGCATCTGATGCATTATCCTTTTGTGGAGCCCGGTCATACCAACCCCGAGCGATGGCGGGAGATGTTGAAGCATCTTCACGGCGCAGGACTCGTATCCAGAGCCGATGTCGACATGAACCGGCTCATCTTCAATTCCGCCAACCGCCGGCAGGCCCACAAAACGCTTCTGATGAAAACCGTCATGATCGGAGGCGGCATTCTTCTTATCGTGATGCTTGTCGGTCTGGTCTGGATCTTCCAGATCCGACGCCAGAAAGCGGCCCTCCGCGAAGCCGAAGAGCAAAGCCGACTCATCCTGGAATCCGCGGGGGAAGGCATCTTTGGGGTGGATAACGACGGACGGACGATCTTTATCAATCCCGCCGCGGTTCGGCTTCTCGACTTCACGGCCGACGAACTCCTGGGGCGACGTATCCATAACCTGATCCACCACTCGACCGTGGACGGTCAACCCTACCCTGAGGAGAAGTGCCCCATGTCGGCGGCATACACCCGGGGCGTCCAGGACCATGTAACCCAGGAGGTTCTCTGGCGCAAGAACGGTACATGCTTTCCAGTGGAATATACCAGCACCCCCATCCGGAAGAATGGTCAGGTGGTCGGCGCCGTCGTCACTTTCCGGGACCTTACGGAGATGACCGCGCTCAATCGGGATTTTGTCTCGCTGCTGGAGGAGACATCCGACTTCATCTACATCAAGGACCGTACCCACCGATTCACCGCCGCCAGCCAGTCTTATGCCGACCTTACCGACCATACCCACTGGAAAGAACTTTTAGGAAAGACCGATTTCGATATCTTGCCTCGAGGGGAAGCCGAACGAAACTATGCTTCTGAAAAAGCCGTGATTCACAACGGCCAAACCATCAAGGGACGTGAATGGCGATACACGGACCGGCAAGGACGGACACGATGGATGCTCTGCGATATGCGACCCATATTCGGCCACACCGGAGAGATATTGGGGTTGATCGGCGTCAGCAGAGACATTACGGAAATCAAACAGAAGGAGGAGGAGCTTCGTCGGGCAAAGTCGGCGGCGGATCGGGCCAACAGGGCCAAGAGTGAATTCTTGGCCAACATGAGCCATGAAATCCGTACACCCATGAATGCCGTCATCGGCATGACCTACCTGGCCATGCAGACGCCCCTGACCCCCAAACAAATGGATTATCTTCAAAAAATTCATGTGTCCGCCCACAGCCTGCTCAGAATCATCAACGATATCCTTGATTTTTCCAAAATTGAGGCCGGCAAACTCGACATGGAACAGGTGACCTTTCACCTGGAAGAAGTCATGAACAACGTGTCGGTCCTCATCTCCGGAAAAACCCGAGACAAGGGTCTGGAACTGTTGATCGCCGTTTCTCGGGACGTACCCCAGGTCCTCGTAGGCGACCCGGTCCGGCTGAGTCAGATCCTGATCAACCTTTTGGGAAATGCCGTCAAATTCACCGAGAAAGGCGAAATTGTCGTCTCGGTGACGACCCAGAAGAACGTCGGCAGCAACGTTACCTTAGGTTTCGAGGTGCGTGACACGGGCATCGGCATGACCCGGGATCAGGCTGAAAAGCTTTTCAACCCTTTTACCCAGGCCGACTCGTCCACCACCCGCAGATATGGCGGCACCGGTCTGGGCTTAACCATCAGCAAACGGCTGGTGGAGTTGATGGGCGGAGAAATCGAGATCGAGTCCGAGATCGGCAAAGGCTCGGTTTTTCGGTTCACAGCCGTATTCGGCCTTGATGAAAACGCCCGTCGGAAACGCGTCCAGGCTGTCGGCGGACTCCGGGGAATGCGGGTCCTGGTGGTTGATGACAGCGCCACCGCCCGGAATATCCTGAAGGATTATCTTACAGCGATGACTTTCGAGGTGTCTACGGCCGGTTCCGGGGAAGTCGCTCTGGCGGAGCTTGAACACGCCATAGGGGAAGGACGACCTTACCCCCTGGTCCTCATGGACTGGAAAATGCCGGGGATGGACGGCGTGGAAGCCGCCCGTCGGATCAAAGAAACGCTTCCCAAACCGCACATACCCGCGGTTATCATGGTAACGGCCTACAGCCGCGAGGAGATCACCGCCCAAACGGATGTGAACGTCCTTGACGGCTTTCTCCTGAAACCGACCCACCCGTCCGTGCTGTTCAACACCATCATGGGCCTGTTCCAAAAAGACGTCTCCGTACCGCCGCGTATCCTCTCGAAACCTGTTGTGCCGCCGGAAGCGCTGAAGCGGATCCTCGGCGCCAGGGTCCTTTTGGTGGAAGACAACGACATCAACCGCCAGGTTGCCGTGGAGCTGCTGGAACAGATGGGCGTGAGGGTGGATGTCGCCGCCGACGGCAAAGCCGCCCTCGAAGCCCTGGAAACCAAACGGTACGACCTGGTGTTCATGGATATCCAGATGCCGTCCATGGACGGATTCGAGACAACCCGACGCATTCGGACATCAGGCGGTCCGCATCTTTCTCCCGCATCCGATGCATCCCACGCAAAGGGATCGTCTCCCCTGATCCCCATCGTCGCCATGACGGCCCATGCCTTGACCGGAGATCGAGAGAAATGTATCGAAGCCGGTATGAACGAGCACATCGCCAAGCCCATCGATCCGGAAACGCTCTTTTCCGTTCTGATCAAATGGATTTCCCGCGGGGAGTCCGACATTTCATCCGCGGAAATGCTTTCCGGAACGGTGCCGCCAAACAAACCGGGTCTTCCTTCATCCATCCACGGACCGACGTTTGAATCCCCGATGCCGCCATCGATTTCAACGGATCTGCCGGGCATTTCCGTCAAGCACGGCCTTTCCCGCGTGGGCGGAAACGCGGATCTATATCTGAGCCTGTTGAAAAAATTCTATCAGGAGAACCAGGCCGTCTCTCTCGAGATCACGACGTCCTTGATGTCGAAGGACCCGGAACCCGGCCGCCGAAGGCTTCACTCGCTGAAAGGCGTCGCCGGGAATATCGGGGCATCAGCCCTTTACAGGGCGTCGACGGAACTGGAGTCTGCTCTGAACGGAGGAGACCGGGTGGAGATCGCGAAGCGAATCCGGATATTCGAATCGGCCCTTGAGGCCGTTCTCGACACCCTTCGGGATCGGATAATGCAACCTGACACGCCTGATGAAGTATCATCAAAGGCGATGTCGCCGAATGGCACCGCCCTGGCGTTTCGTGGAGCGGCAACAGCGGATCTGAACACATTAAAACGCCTCCTCTCCGAGATGCAGCCCCATCTTATCAAAGGAAAGCCCATTCCGATCAGAGACATCATGGCCCAAATCAACATCCTGGCCTGGCCGGACCCGGTTTTCCCGAAAATTGCGGAACTTGGCAGGTTGATCGACAGATATCGGTTCAGGGAAGCGACGGCAGTCGTGAAAAGATTGCTGGCGTCGACCGAGGATGAATAA